A part of Lutra lutra chromosome 2, mLutLut1.2, whole genome shotgun sequence genomic DNA contains:
- the SPARCL1 gene encoding SPARC-like protein 1 codes for MKTVLFFLYILGTAAAIPTSARFLSDHSKPTADSLSSIQQTKILVTPNNTAIPMLRVEDAENEKEITVSVDHPNHKAEKSSVLKSKEENHDQSADQDQSYSPELRLQDEEESESDLSENLEYIPSEGTLDLQEDGGEPQKKKVPENIDSLAPNISSTIDPNQQESITKTEKEQEQPINDLHPQLNRSNKDSQDVSDQGNQEQDPNIPNGEEEGEEEPREVGTHNDNQERGRELPKEHSNSKEEEDSTQSDDVLEESSQPTQVSKIQKDEFDQGNQEQEEDSSNAEMEDETASKINKHNQDAEWQSQEEKPDVISNHEEIDKKSVSEALPVEPTEAGNIMPRNHGANADGDDDPRHDAGDDYEFIPSETFVEAERSQSIAYNLKYEEEKERERAHENGNVDASEPGEYQEAKKAESSPKEDESSYEDNRMVHGRDSCMNFQCKRGHICKADQQGNPHCVCQDSVTCPPTKLLDQVCGTDNQTYPSSCHLFATKCKLEGTKKGHQLQLDYFGACKSIPICTDFEVTQFPLRMRDWLKNILMQLYEANPEHTGYLNEKQRNKVKKIYLDEKRLLAGDHSIDLLLRDFKKNYHMYVYPVHWQFGELDQHPMDRVLTHSELAPLRASLVPMEHCITRFFEECDPNKDKHITLMEWGHCFGIKEEDIDENLLF; via the exons aCAAGTGCAAGGTTCCTGTCTGATCATTCCAAACCAACTGCTGATTCCTTGAGTTCCATCCAACAGACTAAAATACTAGTAACACCTAACAACACTGCAATCCCCATGTTAAGGGTTGAagatgcagaaaatgaaaaggaaattacagtgTCTGTAGATCATCCAAACCATAAG gctgaaaaatCTTCAGTACTAAAGTCAAAGGAGGAAAATCATGACCAGTCAGCAGATCAGGACCAGAGTTACAGTCCAGAGCTCAGATTACAGGATGAAGAGGAAAGTGAAAGTGACTTAAGTGAGAATTTGGAGTATATACCGTCTGAAGGTACATTGGACCTACAAGAAGATGGGGGTGagcctcaaaagaaaaaagtcccagAGAACATTGATTCCCTTGCTCCTAATATTAGTTCCACTATAGATCCTAACCAACAAGAAAGcattacaaaaacagaaaaagaacaggaacAACCAATAAACGATTTACATCCTCAGCTGAATAGGAGCAACAAAGATAGCCAAGATGTAAGTGATCAAGGAAACCAAGAGCAGGATCCAAATATTCCcaatggagaagaggaaggggaagaagaaccCAGAGAAGTTGGTACCCACAACGATAAccaagaaagggggagagaactTCCCAAGGAGCATTCTAACAGCAAGGAGGAAGAAGACAGTACCCAATCTGATGATGTTTTGGAAGAGTCCAGTCAGCCAACTCAAGTAAGCAAGATACAGAAAGATGAATTTGATCAGGGTAACCAAGAACAAGAAGAGGATAGTTCCAATGCAGAAATGGAAGATGAAACTGCATCAAAAATTAACAAGCACAATCAAGATGCTGAATGGCAGAGCCAAGAAGAAAAACCTGATGTTATCAGCAACCATGAGGAGATAGATAAGAAGTCTGTTTCTGAAGCTCTGCCTGTGGAGCCTACTGAAGCTGGTAACATCATGCCCAGAAATCACGGAGCTAatgctgatggtgatgatgaccCCAGACACGATGCAGGTGATGACTACGAATTCATCCCAAGTGAGACCTTCGTAGAGGCTGAAAGATCTCAATCCATTGCCTATAACCTcaaatatgaagaagaaaaagagagagagagagcacatgagaatGGGAACGTAGATGCCAGTGAGCCTGGAGAATACCAAGAG GCCAAGAAAGCAGAGAGCTCACCGAAAGAAGATGAAAGTTCATATGAAGACAACAGAATGGTGCATGGTAGGG ATTCTTGCATGAACTTCCAGTGTAAAAGAGGACACATCTGTAAGGCTGACCAACAGGGAAATCCCCACTGTGTTTGCCAAGATTCAGTGACTTGTCCTCCTACAAAACTCCTTGACCAG GTTTGTGGCACTGACAACCAGACCTATCCTAGCTCCTGTCATCTGTTTGCTACTAAATGTAAACTGGAAGGGACCAAAAAAGGGCACCAACTACAGCTGGATTATTTTGGAGCCTGCAAAT CCATTCCTATTTGTACAGACTTTGaagtgactcagtttcccctaaGGATGAGAGACTGGCTCAAGAATATCCTCATGCAGCTCTATGAGGCAAACCCTGAACATACTGGATATCTAAACgagaagcagagaaataaa GTCAAGAAAATTTACCTGGATGAAAAGAGGCTCTTGGCTGGGGACCATTCCATTGACCTTCTCTTAAGAGACTTTAAGAAAAACTACCACATGTATGTATATCCTGTGCACTGGCAGTTTGGTGAACTCGACCAACATCCTATGGACAG AGTCTTGACTCATTCTGAGCTTGCTCCTTTGCGAGCATCTCTGGTGCCCATGGAACACTGCATAACTCGCTTCTTTGAGGAGTGTGACCCCAACAAGGATAAGCACATCACCCTGATGGAGTGGGGCCACTGTTTTGGAATTAAAGAAG aagACATAGATGAAAACCTCCTGTTTTGA